A portion of the Macaca mulatta isolate MMU2019108-1 chromosome 4, T2T-MMU8v2.0, whole genome shotgun sequence genome contains these proteins:
- the TMEM14C gene encoding transmembrane protein 14C produces the protein MPDTGSVVPLHWFGFGYAALVASGGIIGYVKAGSVPSLAAGLLFGSLAGLGAYQLSQDPRNVWVFLATSGTLAGIMGMRFYNSGKFMPAGLIAGASLLMAAKVGVSMFNRPH, from the exons ATGCCGGACACCGGCTCAGT AGTGCCTTTGCATTGGTTTGGCTTTGGCTATGCAGCACTGGTTGCTTCTGGTGGGATTATTGGCTATGTAAAAGCAG GCAGCGTGCCGTCCCTCGCTGCGGGGCTGCTCTTCGGCAGCCTAGCCGGCTTGGGTGCTTACCAGCTGTCTCAGGATCCAAGGAACGTTTGGGTTTTCCTAG cTACATCTGGTACCTTGGCTGGCATTATGGGAATGAGATTCTACAACTCTGGAAAATTCATGCCTGCAGGTTTAATTGCAGGTGCCAG TTTGCTGATGGCTGCCAAAGTTGGAGTTAGTATGTTCAACAGACCCCATTAG